The following are encoded in a window of Ricinus communis isolate WT05 ecotype wild-type chromosome 4, ASM1957865v1, whole genome shotgun sequence genomic DNA:
- the LOC8277389 gene encoding E3 ubiquitin-protein ligase RNF181, which translates to MSSIEDQEICCRVTPLDSVEAEDESFSCPMFHIDVAVTFMHRRDDSLMEVEEDESDLYNGDCDVIQNEFLVERERLFNQETSMSTIIQILLEMNVPVQSYMLDRILGFARQMATNKRYKNRKVLHMKVEIDVPPGFLDDDDSDDYSAIRFVPASKPSMENLEKIKADGSTEQQCIICLEELLIGSEVTRLPCLHVYHKQCIINWLQKSRFCPLCRFEIA; encoded by the coding sequence ATGTCAAgcattgaagatcaagagatTTGTTGCCGTGTGACTCCACTAGACAGCGTTGAAGCTGAAGATGAGTCTTTTTCTTGCCCTATGTTCCATATTGATGTTGCAGTTACCTTCATGCATCGTCGTGATGATTCTTTAATGGAGGTAGAAGAAGACGAATCAGATCTTTATAATGGGGACTGTGACGTGATCCAAAATGAGTTCCTGGTTGAACGCGAGAGGTTGTTTAATCAAGAAACATCCATGTCAACAATAATCCAAATCCTTCTTGAAATGAATGTCCCTGTTCAGTCCTATATGTTAGACAGAATCCTGGGCTTTGCTCGTCAAATGGCGACTAATAAACGATATAAAAATCGCAAAGTGTTGCATATGAAGGTGGAGATTGATGTTCCGCCTGGTTTTCTTGATGACGATGATAGTGATGATTATTCTGCCATACGGTTCGTGCCAGCGAGTAAACCATCAATGgaaaatttggaaaaaattaaagCTGATGGGTCGACAGAACAACAGTGTATAATTTGCTTGGAAGAGCTTTTGATCGGATCGGAGGTGACTCGGCTACCTTGTTTGCATGTTTATCATAAGCAGTGCATTATCAATTGGCTACAAAAGAGCAGATTTTGTCCATTGTGCAGGTTCGAAATTGCttaa
- the LOC8277392 gene encoding LOW QUALITY PROTEIN: probable serine/threonine-protein kinase PBL3 (The sequence of the model RefSeq protein was modified relative to this genomic sequence to represent the inferred CDS: inserted 1 base in 1 codon) translates to MVVAVKKLKPDALQGHKEWVSEVYFLGQLHHPNLVKLIGYCLEGEHRLLVYEYMSKGSLENHLFKREAQPLSWDLRIKIATDAARGLSFXHDSQLQIIYRDFKASNILLDSEHNAKLSDFGLAKAGPTGDHTHVSTQVLGTQGYAAPEYIATGRLTAKCDVYSFGVVLLELLTGRRALDKTKVGIEKNLVDWAKPYLGDRRKLFRIMDTKLQGQYPQRGAFMVALLASQCIGEAKLRPSMADVLTTLEELPFIKYGKSPSPSEQQILSSPAFWSPSTLNEPSPT, encoded by the exons ATGGTTGTTGCTGTCAAGAAACTTAAACCAGATGCTCTTCAGGGTCACAAGGAGTGGGTG TCTGAGGTCTATTTTCTTGGTCAACTTCATCATCCCAATCTTGTCAAACTTATTGGATACTGCCTGGAAGGGGAACACCGGCTTTTGGTCTATGAGTATATGTCAAAAGGCAGCCTGGAGAATCATCTGTTTAAAA GAGAGGCTCAACCGCTGTCCTGGGATCTAAGGATCAAAATTGCCACAGATGCTGCTCGTGGGCTCTCCT CGCATGACTCTCAGCTGCAAATTATATATCGTGATTTCAAGGCATCTAACATCCTTTTAGACTCG GAACATAATGCAAAACTTTCAGACTTTGGCTTGGCAAAAGCAGGCCCTACTGGTGATCACACTCATGTCTCGACTCAAGTTCTGGGTACTCAAGGCTATGCCGCCCCTGAATATATCGCTACAG GTAGGCTAACTGCAAAATGTGATGTCTATAGCTTTGGAGTTGTGTTGCTGGAGTTGCTGACAGGACGCCGAGCTCTTGACAAAACAAAAGTTGGGATAGAAAAGAACCTAGTGGATTGGGCAAAACCCTATCTGGGTGATAGGCGCAAGCTCTTCCGGATTATGGATACAAAGTTGCAGGGCCAGTACCCTCAGAGAGGAGCTTTCATGGTTGCACTTCTTGCTTCACAGTGCATCGGTGAGGCTAAACTCCGGCCGTCAATGGCTGATGTTTTAACTACTTTAGAAGAACTCCCTTTTATCAAATATGGAAAAAGCCCCTCTCCATCAGAACAACAAATTTTATCTAGTCCTGCCTTCTGGTCTCCATCGACACTGAATGAACCTTCGCCTACCTAG
- the LOC8277388 gene encoding E3 ubiquitin-protein ligase hrd-1, with translation MFLCSFNMSINTTYQCEAWLIHEEDEQINHSLPCEAIFLIKMYCQIIPCDSTVEQGTNTSTIFKEFHVQRDYLLHNTTSWSTLSSMLADMNIPMYAYPMLMVKIKECAQNCRDMERKVIPMVVKLRIIHAVSDIATVSDEAFSESFSSQRLTFVGASKSAIDALETVIIQNFSNQCVICLEDIQIGIEATCLPCKHIYHGGCISNWLKNSNCCPLCRFQIPS, from the coding sequence ATGTTCTTGTGCTCGTTCAACATGTCTATCAACACAACATATCAATGCGAGGCATGGCTTATTCATGAAGAAGATGAACAAATCAATCATTCTTTGCCATGTGAAGCAATTTTCTTGATCAAGATGTATTGCCAAATCATCCCATGTGATTCAACAGTGGAACAAGGTACAAACACTAGTACAATCTTTAAGGAGTTTCATGTTCAAAGAGACTACCTACTGCATAACACAACTTCTTGGTCTACCCTGTCCAGTATGCTTGCTGACATGAACATACCTATGTACGCTTATCCCATGTTGAtggtaaaaattaaagaatgtGCTCAAAATTGTAGAGACATGGAACGCAAGGTTATTCCTATGGTTGTGAAGCTTAGGATTATACATGCAGTGTCTGATATTGCTACAGTTTCTGATGAAGCTTTCTCAGAGTCTTTCAGTTCACAAAGGTTGACGTTTGTTGGGGCTAGTAAGTCCGCCATTGATGCATTGGAGACGgttataattcaaaatttttctaaCCAATGTGTGATTTGCTTGGAAGATATTCAGATAGGAATTGAAGCTACTTGCTTGCCTTGTAAGCATATCTATCATGGAGGTTGCATCTCAAATTGGCTCAAGAACAGTAACTGTTGCCCACTTTGTAGATTTCAGATACCTAGTtga
- the LOC8277391 gene encoding vacuolar protein sorting-associated protein 29 — protein MVLVLALGDLHIPHRASDLPAKFKSMLVPGKIQHIICTGNLSIKEVHDYLKTLCPDLHIARGEYDEETRYPETKTLTIGQFKLGLCHGHQVVPWGDLDSLAMLQRQLDVDILVTGHTHQFTAYKHEGGVVINPGSATGAYSSITYDVNPSFVLMDIDGLRVVVYVYELIDGEVKVDKIDFKKASATTHSAH, from the exons ATGGTGTTAGTGTTAGCTCTCGGGGATTTACACATTCCCCATAGAGCATCTGATCTACCTGCAAAGTTTAAGTCAATGCTTGTTCCTGGCAAGATCCAACATATCATTTGCACTGGCAATCTTTCTATCAAA GAAGTTCATGACTACTTGAAGACCCTTTGTCCTGATTTGCATATTGCTCGAGGTGAATATGATGAAGAGACGCGATATCCAGAAACCAAAACACTTACTATTGGTCAATTTAAGTTGGGACTTTGCCATGGCCATCAG GTTGTTCCATGGGGGGACTTGGACTCACTAGCAATGCTCCAGAGGCAGCTGGATGTAGACATACTTGTGACAGGTCATACCCACCAGTTCACAGCTTACAAACACGAGGGCGGGGTTGTTATAAATCCAGGGTCTGCAACTGGTGCCTATAGTAGCATTACCTACGATGTAAATCCTAGCTTTGTCCTCATGGACATCGATGGCCTACGTGTTGTGGTGTACGTATATGAGCTCATTGATGGAGAGGTTAAGGTTGACAAGATTGATTTCAAGAAGGCAAGTGCCACGACTCACTCTGCACATTGA